One genomic region from Clostridium saccharobutylicum DSM 13864 encodes:
- a CDS encoding site-specific integrase: MDYNITYRQKDKGWQFIISYKINGKWKQKSKQGFKAKKDAKPVAEKMVLELIKEFKTGMISDQSYNNIILQDLMHIYLEHIALYKEYNTIQGYKYAFSKFSNLYELKVNDIKKAHIQKCVDSIIKEGLCTKTIYTYTNKMKILLEYYKENFDTLYIVFNDIKIPRDKKDTNKKALTKSEFDELLLKLKGTKYYLVALIAGTCGLRCSEILGLTWKDIDFDNCLLTVNKQWKIDKKTRKSTFGEVKGKKSYRSIPIPPVTISILKTYKKKNVIDTNQRIAPYSHTEIKKYLNPVLKNICGISIHELRHTYATFLIASNIDFKTAAKFLGHGVQQTIKTYSHVTDDMIKKATDTISKIF; encoded by the coding sequence ATGGATTACAACATAACTTATAGGCAAAAAGATAAGGGATGGCAATTTATTATCAGTTATAAAATTAATGGGAAATGGAAGCAAAAATCCAAGCAAGGATTTAAAGCTAAAAAGGATGCTAAACCTGTAGCTGAAAAAATGGTTTTGGAATTAATCAAGGAATTCAAAACTGGTATGATCTCAGACCAAAGCTATAACAATATTATTCTACAAGATTTAATGCATATCTATTTAGAACATATAGCTTTGTACAAAGAATACAATACTATCCAAGGTTACAAATATGCTTTTTCTAAATTTTCTAATTTATATGAATTAAAAGTTAATGATATAAAAAAAGCTCACATACAAAAATGCGTAGACAGTATAATAAAAGAAGGATTATGTACCAAAACAATATACACCTATACAAATAAAATGAAAATATTATTAGAATATTATAAAGAAAATTTCGATACTTTATATATAGTTTTTAATGATATTAAAATACCACGCGACAAAAAAGATACTAATAAAAAAGCTTTAACAAAAAGTGAGTTTGATGAATTACTATTAAAACTTAAAGGGACAAAATATTATCTTGTTGCATTAATAGCTGGAACTTGTGGGTTAAGGTGCAGTGAAATCCTTGGGCTTACATGGAAAGATATTGATTTTGATAATTGTCTTCTAACAGTAAACAAACAATGGAAAATTGATAAAAAGACAAGAAAAAGTACATTTGGTGAAGTTAAAGGTAAAAAATCTTATAGAAGCATACCTATTCCTCCTGTTACTATAAGTATTTTAAAGACTTATAAGAAAAAGAATGTTATCGATACTAACCAAAGAATTGCTCCTTATAGTCATACTGAAATAAAAAAATATCTAAATCCAGTTTTAAAAAATATTTGTGGCATATCTATCCATGAACTAAGACATACCTATGCGACGTTTTTAATCGCAAGCAATATTGATTTTAAGACTGCTGCAAAATTTTTAGGTCACGGTGTGCAACAAACGATAAAAACATATAGTCACGTTACAGATGATATGATAAAAAAAGCAACTGATACTATATCAAAAATTTTTTAA
- a CDS encoding rhodanese-like domain-containing protein: MRRNKNVWIIQKNEGKIINVNDIDELIGKVDLIDIREKYEYAGGSIKSAVNIPMGELLNEPEKYLDRNKEYYIMCQSGGRSSRTCNVLAGEGFNVVNVAGGMGSYLGTKAQSNK; encoded by the coding sequence TTGAGGAGGAATAAAAATGTTTGGATTATTCAAAAAAATGAAGGAAAAATTATTAATGTAAATGATATTGATGAGTTAATTGGAAAGGTTGATCTAATTGATATAAGAGAAAAATACGAATATGCAGGTGGAAGTATAAAAAGTGCAGTAAATATACCTATGGGGGAGCTTCTAAATGAGCCAGAAAAATATTTAGATAGAAATAAGGAATACTACATAATGTGTCAATCTGGTGGAAGAAGTTCAAGAACTTGCAATGTACTTGCAGGTGAAGGTTTTAATGTTGTTAATGTTGCTGGAGGAATGGGATCATATTTAGGAACTAAGGCACAATCAAATAAATAA
- a CDS encoding hydrogenase maturation factor, protein MREIYKKYDAAQKFEITLKETLEKTKIRTCICSEILLGKKLLGKCDFFERTGLNNI, encoded by the coding sequence TTGAGAGAGATATATAAGAAGTATGATGCTGCTCAAAAATTTGAAATAACTTTAAAAGAAACTTTAGAAAAAACTAAAATTAGAACTTGCATATGTAGTGAAATTTTATTGGGAAAGAAATTGCTTGGCAAATGTGATTTTTTTGAAAGAACAGGACTCAACAACATTTAA
- a CDS encoding response regulator: MRILIAEDDMVSRRFLSKFLSQYGECDIVVDGMEALDAYLISIKESEPYDLICLDIMMPKVDGIKVLKAIRDFERQRGVIPDNKVKIIMITALVDTEHIHKAFELGCDDYAEKPIDINKLIEVINKLDILKNDKT; the protein is encoded by the coding sequence ATGAGAATATTAATTGCAGAAGATGATATGGTAAGTAGAAGATTTTTATCTAAGTTTTTATCTCAATATGGGGAGTGCGACATAGTTGTGGATGGCATGGAAGCATTAGATGCCTACTTAATATCTATAAAGGAAAGTGAACCGTACGATTTAATATGTCTAGATATTATGATGCCAAAGGTTGATGGCATAAAGGTATTAAAAGCTATAAGAGATTTTGAAAGGCAAAGAGGGGTAATTCCTGATAATAAAGTAAAGATTATAATGATAACAGCTCTTGTTGACACTGAACATATTCACAAGGCATTTGAATTAGGATGCGATGATTATGCAGAAAAACCTATTGATATTAATAAATTAATTGAAGTAATCAATAAGCTAGATATATTAAAAAATGATAAAACTTGA
- a CDS encoding PAS domain-containing hybrid sensor histidine kinase/response regulator yields the protein MIEKKIIDRKNYFLSATLSSIGDGVLATNLSGNITFFNKAAEEITGWAIEEVIGKSFQNIFTLVDINTKKALEDPINNVLEFYISTGLDENSALITKNKEIKYISATISPIKDDNGIVLGSVTVFKDITKIRSMVLKNKEEQSDFIRLFNSAPVGAIVLDENSVISKINEVASEFLDSNNILRIGKKFGDALGCEESFTNEQGCRYGSQCNNCDIKKATYLALNAGLSTNNIEFSRVFNINGMKKKLWFKASVTPVIQENKKNVAIAFIDITDRKKAENEIAKSRDYYLGMFENFPSMVWKTDSSGKNEFVNKKCCDFTGKPREECFGDNWISIIHPEDRKRCYEIKTKSLQERKSYEIKYRAMNSSGIYRVIKSIYRPFYNLEGKFDGLIGTGIDVTDKKNAEEWLNRYKILSESVRDIIHFIDIEGNIIDANQSALRAYGYTYEEILKLNIRDLRAEGIITRELMDKCYKYGIFYETLHKYRDGNTFPVEISAKGANIAGKRVIISIIRDITERKQIETTIREREEKYRNIFNNANDAIYVYEINNDFKYEKFIEVNDVACTYLGYTKDELLNMSFYDINGEKTKEIIDEKVDIVRRNGKGIFETCHRTKENRIIPVEVNVHTFNQNGKRVALAIVRDITQRKMVESSLKLAKKSAEIANKTKSEFLANMSHEIRTPINGIIGMVDLTLATELGNEQKENLMIVKSCANSLLRVINDILDFSKIEARKLVIENINFDIKSLIAETIKVHSPGAIAKDIELNYAFSSITPQYVIGDPSRLQQILNNLISNAIKFTDRGEVWVKVKQIKSKNDEVYLKFSVEDTGIGISEDNIGMLFKSFSQLDGSITRKFGGTGLGLAISKQLSEMMGGKLWVESKKGLGSNFYFTLKFDIGEKIKPQSKEKIQFQPTNIHTLHNILLTEDDEVNQMVITRMLRERGYFVDIANNGLEALEMCKKKLYDVILMDIQMPVMDGIEATKIIKEINKSIPIIAITAYALKGDGKKFLSQGMDGYISKPINAEELYSTIEETLFLNKYNENLSGVGICLDENGDIVLKQKEAPIFDKKNSEKLNRLSKEIKAINNTLDKKEFFLIESLANKIKNLSNEIGIEELKTTAFKIELDARRGNFEQLTNKVQRANSIFQAFKKSVLQEEESI from the coding sequence ATGATAGAAAAAAAAATCATAGATAGAAAAAATTATTTCTTGTCAGCAACATTATCAAGTATAGGAGATGGAGTATTAGCAACAAACTTAAGTGGAAATATAACATTCTTTAATAAGGCGGCAGAAGAAATAACAGGCTGGGCTATAGAAGAAGTTATAGGCAAAAGTTTTCAAAATATATTTACACTTGTTGACATAAATACTAAAAAAGCATTGGAAGATCCTATCAACAATGTACTTGAATTTTATATATCAACTGGATTAGATGAAAATTCAGCTTTAATTACAAAAAATAAAGAGATAAAGTATATATCTGCAACTATTTCCCCAATAAAAGACGATAACGGGATTGTATTAGGAAGTGTGACAGTCTTTAAGGATATAACTAAAATTAGATCAATGGTACTAAAAAACAAAGAAGAGCAAAGTGATTTTATACGGTTATTTAATTCTGCACCTGTTGGTGCTATAGTTCTCGATGAAAATAGCGTAATTAGTAAAATTAATGAAGTGGCGAGTGAATTTTTAGATAGTAATAACATATTAAGAATAGGTAAAAAATTTGGAGATGCTTTGGGGTGTGAAGAAAGTTTCACAAATGAGCAAGGATGTAGATATGGAAGTCAATGCAATAATTGTGATATAAAAAAAGCCACCTATTTGGCGTTGAATGCTGGTTTATCAACTAACAATATCGAATTTAGCAGAGTCTTTAATATAAATGGAATGAAAAAGAAACTATGGTTTAAAGCGAGTGTTACTCCAGTGATTCAAGAAAATAAAAAAAATGTTGCTATAGCCTTTATAGATATAACAGATAGGAAAAAAGCAGAAAATGAAATAGCAAAATCTAGAGATTATTATTTAGGAATGTTTGAGAATTTTCCGTCTATGGTTTGGAAAACTGATTCTAGTGGAAAAAATGAGTTTGTAAACAAGAAATGTTGCGATTTTACAGGAAAGCCTAGAGAAGAGTGCTTTGGGGATAATTGGATAAGCATTATTCACCCAGAAGATAGAAAAAGATGTTATGAAATAAAAACAAAGTCACTTCAAGAAAGGAAATCATATGAAATAAAATATAGAGCAATGAATAGCAGTGGAATCTATAGAGTGATTAAAAGTATTTATAGGCCATTTTACAATTTAGAAGGTAAATTTGATGGTTTAATTGGTACAGGCATAGATGTAACAGATAAAAAAAATGCTGAAGAATGGCTTAATCGATATAAAATACTTTCAGAAAGTGTAAGAGATATAATACATTTTATAGATATTGAAGGTAATATTATTGATGCTAACCAATCAGCCTTAAGAGCTTATGGTTATACTTATGAGGAAATTCTAAAATTAAATATAAGAGATTTAAGGGCAGAAGGAATTATAACACGTGAATTAATGGATAAATGTTATAAGTATGGGATATTTTACGAAACACTTCATAAATATAGAGATGGAAATACGTTCCCAGTAGAAATAAGTGCTAAAGGAGCTAATATAGCAGGAAAAAGAGTTATAATAAGTATTATAAGAGATATAACTGAAAGGAAACAAATAGAAACTACTATAAGAGAAAGAGAAGAAAAATATAGAAATATTTTTAATAATGCAAATGATGCTATTTATGTTTATGAAATTAATAATGATTTTAAGTACGAAAAGTTCATTGAAGTTAATGATGTTGCCTGCACTTATCTTGGTTACACAAAAGATGAACTACTTAACATGTCTTTCTACGATATAAATGGTGAAAAGACAAAGGAAATAATAGATGAAAAGGTGGATATTGTACGAAGAAATGGAAAAGGTATATTTGAAACTTGCCATAGGACAAAAGAGAATAGGATAATTCCTGTTGAAGTAAATGTTCATACTTTTAATCAAAATGGTAAAAGAGTTGCATTGGCAATAGTTAGGGATATAACGCAAAGAAAAATGGTAGAAAGCAGCCTTAAATTAGCTAAGAAATCAGCTGAAATTGCTAATAAAACAAAAAGTGAATTTTTAGCAAATATGAGTCATGAAATAAGAACACCTATAAATGGAATAATTGGAATGGTAGATTTAACACTAGCTACAGAATTAGGTAATGAGCAAAAAGAAAATCTTATGATTGTTAAGTCGTGTGCTAATTCTTTACTAAGAGTAATAAATGATATATTAGATTTTTCAAAAATTGAAGCGAGAAAGCTTGTTATTGAAAACATCAATTTTGATATAAAATCTTTGATAGCGGAAACAATTAAGGTACATTCACCAGGTGCTATTGCAAAAGATATAGAGCTTAATTATGCATTTTCATCAATTACACCTCAATATGTGATTGGGGATCCAAGTAGACTTCAACAAATATTAAATAACCTTATAAGTAATGCTATTAAATTTACTGATAGAGGGGAAGTTTGGGTAAAAGTTAAGCAAATAAAAAGTAAGAATGATGAGGTTTATCTTAAATTTTCAGTTGAAGATACAGGAATAGGAATTTCAGAAGACAATATAGGAATGTTATTTAAAAGCTTTAGTCAGCTAGATGGTTCTATAACTAGAAAATTTGGAGGAACAGGACTTGGTCTTGCAATATCAAAACAATTGTCAGAAATGATGGGCGGAAAGTTATGGGTGGAAAGTAAAAAAGGATTAGGAAGTAATTTTTATTTTACTCTTAAGTTTGATATAGGAGAAAAAATTAAGCCACAATCAAAAGAAAAAATTCAATTTCAACCAACAAATATTCATACATTACATAATATATTACTAACTGAAGATGATGAGGTAAATCAGATGGTTATTACTCGTATGTTAAGAGAACGTGGATATTTTGTAGATATTGCCAATAATGGTCTGGAAGCATTAGAAATGTGTAAGAAAAAATTATATGATGTTATTTTAATGGACATTCAAATGCCAGTAATGGATGGTATTGAGGCTACTAAAATTATAAAAGAAATTAATAAATCAATTCCTATTATAGCAATAACAGCATATGCACTTAAAGGAGACGGAAAAAAATTCTTATCACAAGGAATGGATGGATATATATCTAAGCCTATAAATGCTGAGGAATTATATAGTACAATAGAAGAAACTTTGTTTTTAAACAAATATAACGAAAATTTGTCTGGAGTCGGGATATGTTTAGATGAAAATGGAGATATTGTTTTAAAACAAAAAGAAGCACCAATTTTTGATAAAAAGAATTCTGAGAAGTTAAATCGGTTATCAAAGGAAATAAAAGCTATAAACAATACATTAGATAAAAAAGAGTTTTTTTTGATTGAATCCTTAGCGAATAAAATAAAAAATTTATCTAATGAAATTGGTATTGAAGAACTAAAAACAACTGCATTTAAAATAGAATTAGATGCAAGGCGTGGAAATTTTGAACAGTTAACTAACAAAGTTCAAAGAGCTAACAGTATATTTCAAGCATTTAAAAAATCAGTATTACAGGAGGAAGAAAGTATATGA
- a CDS encoding TetR/AcrR family transcriptional regulator, producing the protein MGISLLHRKERIIISTIEVINEVGLQNLSTKLIAAREGVSEGTLFRHYKNKAEIMSAVIDHFSQFDNAIIETTMVRELSPIETIRHFVCSYAEYYENYPAITALVQATDSLMCDHELSAKVKIIIDKRSDFLRRAIQDGQNGGTIKSNISSELLEDLITGGSREICLKWRIAKFKFSIRDKTSEMLDILLDAFTEKNNK; encoded by the coding sequence ATGGGAATATCATTGTTACATAGAAAAGAACGTATAATAATTTCTACAATAGAGGTTATAAATGAGGTTGGACTTCAGAATCTATCAACTAAATTAATTGCTGCACGTGAAGGCGTCTCTGAAGGAACTTTATTTCGACACTATAAGAATAAGGCTGAAATTATGTCTGCAGTAATTGATCACTTTAGCCAGTTTGATAACGCTATTATAGAAACTACTATGGTAAGAGAGCTTAGCCCGATTGAAACTATCAGGCATTTTGTATGTTCTTATGCTGAATATTATGAAAATTATCCAGCAATTACAGCATTAGTCCAAGCTACTGATAGCTTAATGTGCGATCATGAATTGTCAGCAAAGGTAAAAATAATTATAGATAAGCGTTCAGATTTTCTTCGGAGAGCAATCCAAGACGGTCAGAATGGTGGAACAATAAAATCGAATATTAGCAGTGAATTACTTGAAGATTTAATAACTGGTGGAAGTCGAGAAATCTGCTTAAAATGGAGAATTGCAAAATTTAAATTTTCTATTAGGGATAAGACATCAGAAATGCTTGATATATTATTAGATGCTTTTACAGAAAAGAATAATAAATAA
- a CDS encoding protein-glutamate methylesterase/protein-glutamine glutaminase, with the protein MKQYGVLVVDDSSFMRRSISLIIEKDPQFFIIGIARNGLDAIEKIQRLKPDVVTMDVEMPEMDGTSALKEIMKITPVPVVMLSNHTEDGTSTAIEALELGAVDFFLKSSLVGEEAKDETIKDFLSKLKVIANSCKVQKNEEDAEAIVDLEYIECDKKLMKRELLVIGCSTGGPSALQSILPRFPKDLCRPIIVIQHMPPGFTKPLAERFDTICNLRVREVENGDILEPGNIYIAPAGFQTVLESGKNDSIIFKVEDMKNIDSLYKPSINVTLNSVAPIFKDKLLSVILTGMGNDGLIGCQKVKDNNGFVLVEAEESCIVYGMPKVVFEAGIADDQVPLSNIYERIMLNL; encoded by the coding sequence ATGAAACAATATGGTGTTTTGGTTGTAGATGATTCCTCATTTATGAGAAGAAGTATAAGTCTTATTATAGAAAAAGATCCTCAGTTTTTTATAATAGGAATTGCGAGAAATGGCTTAGATGCAATTGAAAAGATACAAAGATTAAAACCTGATGTAGTAACAATGGATGTAGAAATGCCAGAAATGGATGGAACAAGTGCGCTTAAAGAAATTATGAAAATTACTCCTGTACCAGTTGTAATGCTAAGTAATCATACTGAAGATGGTACTAGTACTGCAATAGAAGCTTTAGAATTGGGAGCAGTAGATTTCTTTTTAAAAAGTTCATTAGTAGGCGAAGAAGCGAAAGATGAAACAATCAAAGATTTTCTTAGTAAACTAAAAGTAATTGCCAATAGTTGTAAAGTACAAAAAAATGAAGAAGATGCAGAAGCTATTGTAGATTTAGAGTATATTGAATGTGATAAAAAGCTAATGAAGAGAGAACTACTTGTTATTGGTTGTTCAACAGGTGGACCATCTGCACTTCAATCAATACTGCCAAGATTTCCCAAGGATTTATGCAGACCTATTATTGTAATTCAGCATATGCCTCCAGGATTCACTAAACCGTTAGCTGAAAGATTTGATACAATATGTAATCTTCGTGTCAGGGAAGTTGAAAATGGAGATATCTTGGAACCTGGGAATATATATATTGCACCAGCAGGATTCCAAACTGTATTAGAAAGCGGAAAGAATGATAGTATAATTTTTAAAGTGGAAGATATGAAAAATATTGATAGTTTATATAAACCATCAATTAATGTCACCTTAAACTCAGTAGCACCTATATTTAAAGATAAATTACTTTCTGTAATATTAACAGGAATGGGAAACGACGGATTAATAGGCTGTCAAAAGGTAAAAGATAATAATGGTTTTGTCTTAGTAGAAGCAGAAGAATCATGTATAGTATATGGTATGCCTAAAGTAGTTTTCGAGGCAGGTATTGCTGACGATCAAGTCCCGCTTAGTAATATTTATGAAAGAATAATGTTAAATTTATAA
- a CDS encoding CheR family methyltransferase: MSIMALEQLAQYIYEFCGIDYLKNLPSLESKIAYRLKELGLSVWEYSGYVKIEEKERDILIELITVNETYFFREENLLNELKNNIFPLYKEHYKEKTLRIWCAACSSGEEPYTLAMLIKETMLFEKGSVEIIASDINKKVLDKAEKGMYNSKSLSFRKMPYGMLDKYFDLIGDDYKVKDEIREIVKFKNLNMFDNNIEHKIGMADIILCRNVLIYFDTEFIKKAALSFYNILNENGYLFLGHAETVTSVNPGFDTIYTPSIFYYKKGENE; the protein is encoded by the coding sequence ATGAGTATTATGGCATTAGAACAACTAGCACAATATATATATGAATTCTGTGGTATTGATTACTTGAAAAACCTTCCTTCACTTGAAAGCAAGATAGCATATAGACTTAAAGAGTTAGGACTTAGTGTTTGGGAATATTCTGGATATGTTAAGATAGAAGAAAAAGAAAGAGATATCTTAATTGAATTAATAACAGTAAATGAAACTTATTTTTTTAGAGAAGAAAATCTATTAAATGAATTAAAAAATAATATTTTTCCACTATATAAAGAACATTATAAGGAAAAAACTTTACGTATTTGGTGTGCAGCATGTTCAAGTGGGGAAGAACCATATACATTAGCAATGCTAATAAAAGAAACAATGCTTTTTGAAAAAGGTTCTGTGGAAATAATAGCATCAGATATTAATAAAAAAGTTTTGGATAAAGCAGAAAAAGGTATGTATAATAGTAAATCCTTATCTTTCAGAAAAATGCCTTATGGGATGTTAGATAAGTACTTTGACCTAATTGGTGATGACTATAAGGTAAAGGACGAAATAAGAGAAATTGTGAAATTTAAAAATTTAAATATGTTCGATAACAATATTGAACATAAAATTGGAATGGCAGATATTATTCTTTGTAGAAATGTTTTAATATATTTCGATACAGAATTTATTAAAAAGGCTGCTTTGTCATTTTACAATATTCTTAATGAAAATGGATACTTATTCCTAGGTCATGCAGAAACTGTTACAAGTGTTAATCCTGGTTTTGACACTATTTACACTCCCTCGATTTTTTATTATAAGAAAGGAGAGAATGAATAA